The Natrinema pellirubrum DSM 15624 region TCGCTCTCGAGCGGGAGGCGATCGCCCGCGGCGACTTCGTACAGCGTCACGTTGTAGGCCTCGACCGCGTCGAGATACTCGTCGTAGGTCGCGGTCGTGTGCGGAACCCCGGAGTCGTAGACTGCACCGACGCCGTCGCCGTTCGTCTCGAGGGACTCGATGACCGTGGGGTGGCCGCCGACGTGGTCGGCGTGACTGTGGGTCGTGACCAAGTGGTCGATCCGGTCGATGTCGTGGGCCTCGAGGTAGTCGACGACCGTCGCACCGTCGTCGCGATAGTCGCCGGTGTCGATCAGGATCGTCTCGTTCGACGGCGTGACCACGAGCGTCGAATCGGCCTGTCCGACGTCGATGTGGTGGATCTCGAGGTCGCCGCCGGGACCGGCCGTGGCGGTCCCGTCGCCGTCCACGCCGCCGAACCCGCCGCTACACCCGGCGAGAACGAGCAGTCCCGCGACCACGACGACCGTGCTGGTTCGACCCATTCGTATCGTGACGGACGGCTGCGGGGACAATGTGCGTTCGGACCCCTCCGATCACGGAACTGCTTGGACGGCTGACCGGAACGAGCAAGCGCCGACGGCGGCGGAACGAGGTCGACGGCGGTGGACCGTCGAACACAGTCCTCAGAACGCGTCGCCCTTGAAGCTCGTCTCCGCGTGCAGCCCGTCTTTGAGCGCGTCGTGGACCTTGCAGAGTTCGAAGGCCCGCTCGAGGATCTCTTCGCCGGTGTCGTCGTCGACGTCGGCCGCGACGCGGATATCGAAGCTGATCGACTCGAGTTTGTCGTCGTCGTTGAGGTCGCCGTCGATGTCGATCTCGATCCGGCCGAGATCGTCGGCCCCGCGCTGCTGGCCGCCGACCCGCAGCGCCGGGACGTAACAGGAGCCGTAGGCCGCAAGCAGCGTCTCGAGGGTGTCGGGGGCCGCCTCGCCGTTGGCGTCGATGGTCGTCTCGAAGTCGCGGATCTCGTTGGTCGCGCTGTACCCCTCGTCGGAAACGGTGGTGACCTGCTTCGCCATAGCACTCGAGTCGTCTACGAGCGATGGTGTAAACGTTTGGTCGGTGGCTCCGTGAGTCGGAATCGCGGCGTCTGGCCTGCACCTGCAGCGTGGTTCGACTTGCCGGTCGCGGGCCAACGTCCGCGGACGAACGATGGTGTCTCTCGACAGACGGTCGATCAACAGGCTCAGCGTCCTCTCGACGCTGATCGACAGCGCGCTGGAGTTTCGACGGGGGCGGCCGAAGAGCGGATTCCTGCTTTTCGGCGCTGCCGCGCTCTCCGCACGGCTCCCGGGCATCGGAACGGGCGCGTCGCTGGCCCTTCGAGCAATGCGGCGGCTCCGCTAGCGGGTGATTCGATGGTCGATGTCACCGGTCACCTCGCGATGGCGCTGTTGTTCGCTGCCCCAGCGTGGCTCGTCTGGGGTCGCCGAGCGGCGCTTGTGTTCGCCAGCTTCACGCTGGTGACGGCCATGCTCCCGGACACCGATCTCGTCTTGCAGGGCGTTCTTCCGATCAGCCATCACGGCGTGACCCATACCGTGCTGTTCGTGGCGCTGAGTAGCGTCCTCGCCGGCGCGGTCGCGGCCCGGTATCTCACCGACTGGTTCAACGCTACCCGCTGGATCCGAAGCACCGACATCGGGAGCGAGGCGGTCTTCGTGTTCGCGACAGCGGGGCTGCTTACCGGCGGTATCAGCCATCTGTTTGCCGATATCCTCTCCGCGCCTGACATCGCGCCTCCGCTCTCGCCGTTCTGGCCCGTCTATTCCGACCCGGTGATCGTCGACGTCATCTACTACGATTCACCGGTGTGGAACTTCGGCCTGTTCGGCGTCGCCGTCGCCCTCCACTTGCTGCTCGTCTGGAACGATCGGTATCCGCTCGAGACGCGCTACCGAATCGGAAGCACCGAGCCGTCCGCTACCGGTACTGACGACTGATCGCTCGGCCGGGCCAAGAAAAGGCGATCGCGAGTTACATCGACCGACTCGCCCGTCGCGGACCTCCGCTCAGCCCTCGAGTTCGAACGGCTCGTCGGCCTCGATCGTGTGGACCTCGGCGTCGCTCCCGGTTCCGCGGACCTCGCTGGCGAAGTCCTCGGGGTCCTGCTCGATCGGTGGGAACGTATCGTAGTGCTGCGGGAAGGCGTGGTCGACGTCGAGCCAGTCGACGGCGACGGCGGCCTGCATCGGCCCCATCGTGAAGTGGTCGCCGATCGGGACGATCGCCGCGTCGGGCTCGAGATAGGGGCCGATGACGTCTTTCATCTCGCTCATCAGGCTGGTGTCACCGGCGTTGTAGATCGTCGTTGACTCCTCATCTGCGACCTGGGTCGGCTTCGTGTCCGAGATGACGAACCCGGCCGGCATGCCGGCGCTTTTCTCGTTCTCGGTCATGATCCCGTTCGTGTGGTCGGCACGGGTCATGGTGACGTAGGCGTCGCCACACTCGACGGTGCCGCCGAGGTTCATCCCCATCCCGCCGACGGCGTCCTCGAAGCCGAACTCCTCCTCGCAGTAGGAAACGAGTTCCGGCGTCGCGACCAGCGTCGCGTCCGAGAACTCGCCCGCGTGAGCGATGTGGTCGGCGTGGCCGTGTGTCAACAGCACGTAGTCAGGCTGATCGACGTCTGCCGGCTCCAGATCCGTCTTCGGGTTGTCGAAGAACGGATCGATCAGCAGCTCCGTCTCCCCCACGGTGACGTGCCACGTCGAGTGGCCGTGCCAGGTAAGTTCCATAGCATCCGCTCGGTTCGGGCGAATGCAACTTAAAAGTGGGCGAGGCGGACGACCACTCGAGCTGACGGCGTCAGGATGTCGCGGTCAACGGGTACCTGACCCACCATCGGGGACCGTCGGCCCGCCGTCCCCGAAGTGGACGATCACCATAATTTATGCCTCAGCTCTTGCTACGCCAGCAAGCCGCAGGCGAACTGACACACCACGCATGCGGCGGTGGTCCCCGTGGCCGGCCTTGACAGGTCGTTGCGGGGATCACTGGCTTTCTAGTGGCTCTTGAAACGATTCACACACCGATCGCAACGCTGCCCTGCGATCGGGTGTACATTGACTTTCAAGAGCTACTATAGGCAGCCGCCGGTCGACCGGCGATGCCGTGGCGTTTTTTAGCTCCGGTTCGTACGGCGACTATGCTCGCGCTTACGCTCGAGGAGTTCATGGTAGAATTGAACGACGGTGCGATCAAGAACGTCGGACCGAACAACAAGGCGGCGACGGCCAAGCTGTTCGACGTGGAGTCGGCGGAAGCGCGGGAGTTCGGCGACAAGCGCGTCAAGTTCGTCTTCGAGGACGAGGACGACAACGAGATCCAGATCTCGCTGTTCCCGGAGGACGTCCGTAAGCTGGTCGACGACGTCGAGGCCCTCGAGGAGGAGTCGCCGGTTTTCGACTGAGCGGTTTGCCGTCCCGATTTCCCGGTGGGACCGCAGGGCGGTCGCGGTCCCACTGGCAATGACGGACAGCAGACCGATGACGCCGGCCCGCGGACCGGGTTCGGCTGGCGAACGCATTCCGACAACCGTTTTAGGGCGAAACTGCTTGGTCCGAGTAGATGGGTAACTGTATCATCTGCGGCACACCCGTTGATGGCGAGATCTGCGAGAGCCACGAGGAGGACGCCGTATTCGAATTCCGCGGCACCGCCGCCTCACAGCTCACCCCCGGTCGGTACTACCGGGGTACCGTCGACGGCTACGCCGACTTCGGTGTCTTCGTCGACATCGGAGATCACGTCACCGGACTGTTGCATAGAAGCGAACTCGACCAGCGACTCGAGAGTCTCGACTGGGAACCGGGCGACGACGTCTTCGTTCAGGTCCTCGACGTTCGGGACAACGGCAACGTCGACCTCGGCTGGTCGATCCGCCAGCGCGAACGCGAGTTCCGCGGCAAACTGATCGAAACCGAGGACGACGAGTTCCAGCCCGACGACCTCGAGGACGATGCCGACGCCGAGACTGGCGACGCCGGCGCGACCGAGTCGTCGACCGACGACGCCGACGCCGCCGAGGAGACAGAAGCGACGACGACCGACGACCGCGACGCGAAGGCCGGCGAGTTGCAAGCCGCCGCCGAGGAGACCGAAACCGAAGCCGAAACGGTCGACGAGCAGCCCGCGGCCGCCGAGGCCGCCGGCGCTGTCACGAGCAGCGGCTCGGTCGCGACCGAGTCCGCCGCCGCCTCGACCCCCGCCACCGACGACGCGGCCGACGCCGAACCCGAGGCCGAGGACGAGCCCGCACTCAAGCGGACGACCGTCGAGGCCATCGAGAACCAGGTCGGTAGCGTCGTCCGCCTCGAGGGCGAAATCACCGGCGTTCGACAGACGAGCGGTCCGACGGTGTTCGAACTGACGGACGAAACCGGCAGCGTCGAGTGTGCGGCCTTCGAGGAGGCCGGCGTTCGCGCCTACCCCAACGTCGAGATCGACGACGTCGTCGCTCTCGAGGGCGAGGTCGAACACCACCACGGCGATCTGCAGGTCGAGACCGAATCCCTCGACGTTCTCGAAGGCGACGACCGCGAGCGCGTCGTCGACCGCCTCGAGACGGCGATCGAACGCGAGGCCCGTCCGGCCGACGTCGCGCCGCTTGCCGACCACGAGGCCGTCGCGGCCGTCGAGGACGGCGTTGCCGACGCGGCGACCGCGATCCGACGTGCCGTCATGGAGGCGCGTCCGATCGTCGTCCGCCACGGTGCGACCGCCGACGGCTACGTCGCCGGTGCAGCGATCGAACGCGCCGTCCTTCCGCTGATCCGGGAGAAACACACCCGCGACGACGCCGAGTATCACTACTTCGAGCGCCGACCGCTCGACGGTCGCGTCTACGACATGGACGCCGCCACGGGCGATGTCACCTCGATGCTCGAGGCCCGCGACCGCCACGGCGAGCAGCTGCCCTTAGTCGTACTGGTCGACGCCGGCTCGACCGTCGAGTCCGTCGACGGCTACGACCTGCTCTCGCTGTACGACGCCGACTCGCTCGTGATCGACGACAGCCGAGCCGACGAGGAGGTCACCGACGCCGTCGACCTCGCCGTCGCGCCCTCGCTTGCCGGCGTCGACGTCTCGGACGTGACCTCGACGGCGCTGGCGGCCAACGTCGCCGCCCACGTCAACGACGACGTCCGGGCCGACCTCGAACACCTCCCCGCGGTCAGCTACTGGGAGGACACCCCCGAGGCCTACCTCGAACTCGCCCGCGAGGCCGGCTACGACGAGACCGGCATCTCCGAGCGCCGCGAGGCCGTCGCCTTGCAGGCCTACTACCAGTCCTACAAGGACAAGCGCGAACTCATCATCGACCTGCTGTTCGGCGACGGGGACACCGAGCGCCCCCGCGACGGCGACCTCGCCGCTCACGTCTCCGAACAGTTCCGCGACAAACTCGAGACCGAACTCGAGACGGCCCGCGAGAACCTCTCCGTGCGGGGCGTCGACGGGGTTACCGTCTCCGTTCTCGACACCGACGCCTTCACGCACCGGTACAACTTCCCGACCACGATCTTGCTGCTGGACGCGCTCCACCGCAGCGAACGCGACCGTGCCGACCCGCCGGTCGTCACGCTCGGCGTCGGCGACGACGAACTCCACGTCCGTGCGAGCGAACCGGTCGACGTCCGCGAACTCGGCGACGCCATCGCCGAGGCAGTTCCCAACGGCGGCGTCACCGTCGTCGGCGGTCAGGACGGCCACGTCGAGTTCCTGCCCGGCGAACGCGATGCGGTTCGTGAGGCCGCGCTCGAGGCGCTCGGCGAGACGCTCGCGTAAGCCCCGTTCTTCCTCCGTCGTCCGCTTTCACCACGAGCGACAGCGACGCCGTTCCGTGACCGACCGATCGGGAGTCCGTTCGGCTCGCCGATCGACGATCCCCTCGGACCACCAACGTATTTCCGCTCCACATCGAATGTATCCGTATGAGCGGACTCGAGGGGAGCAGCCACAAACCGGGCGACGACGATCCGTGGACCCGACTCCGTGAGAACGCCACCGGGATCGTCTCGTTGCTCGTGACGGCGATCTGGATGGGAGCGATGTTCACCGGTCAGGACTGGTGGCTCGCGGCGTTGCTCGTCGGCTATATCGCCGTCGTCCCGGTCGTCGCGATCCTGTTCGGCGACGAGGATGACATCGAGGAGTGGGCCGACGAGTTCCGCTCGTCGGCGGGGACCGAACGAACCGAGGCGACGACCGACACCGCGACGGACTCGCGTGACGCCCTCGAGACGCTGCGCGAGCGCTACGCCGCGGGTGAGTTGAGCGACGAGCAGTTCGAGCGCAAACTCGAGCGCCTGCTGGACACGGAGTCGCTCGAGGACGCCCGGGAGTGGACACGAGAGCGCGACCGGACCGGCAACGGGGTTCCTGAACGGGACCTCGAGTACGACCGGTGACGGTACGGACGGCTGACAGTCGCTTTCGGGCCGTCCGCGACGTCCTGCGATCGTACTGGGGACCCGTTCTAACGGTCCGGCTCAGTCGTCGGTCGGTTCGGCGTCGTCCGTTCGCTCGACGCGGTCGGGGCGTTCGACGGCGTCGGGATCGGGCCAGGTGACGCTTCCGAGGAACGGCACGCCGATCTGTTCGGCGGCCCGGGCGATCATGTGGGTGCCCGTCGGCACCGTCAGGAACAAGAAGCCGATCCCGATAAGGGCGGTCAGCCCCTCCGATCCGGGGCCGAACTCGACGAAGCCGGCCAGGAAGATCGCGGCGGTGCCAAGCGTCGTGGGCTTGCTCGTGGCGTGCATCCGGTTGTAGACGTTGGGCAGGCGAAGCAGCCCGATCGTCCCGACGGTTAGGAAGAAGACCCCGATGGCGATCAGGCCGACGACGACGGCGGTGTGGATCATTCGATCACCTCCCCGTCGGTGACGAACTTGGCGACGGCGACGGTCGCGATGAAGCCGATGATCGCCAGCACGAGGCTCACCGTGATGAAGAGGCCCCGACCGGTCAGCAGCGCAAAGAGGACGGCAATCGCGATGACGTTGGTCGCGATGGCATCGAGCGCGACCACTCGATCCGGGTTCGTCGGCCCGCGGATCACCCGGTAGCCACAGGCGACACAGAGGCCACTGACGACCACGAGCGCGGCCCGGATCGCCGTCTCGAGGACGGCGGGATCGCTTTCAGTCATCGCCGACACCTCCACGTTGGCGGTCCGCCGTACTGTCTCTTTCCCCGCCGGAGACGACGATCGGCCGCGGCTCGTCGTCGGGCGAGGCGTCCTCGGCGAATATCTCGAGGGCGTAGTCCTCCCAGGTACGGATCGGCTCGGCGATGGCCTCGGGGTTCCGGCCGTTGACGCCGTGGACGTACAGGGCGTTGGTCTCGTCGTCGTAGTCCAGGGTCACCGTGCCGGGCGTGATCGTGATGCTGTTGGCGATGACCGTGACCGCGACGTCGGACTCGACACGCAGCGGTACCAGGATCACCTCGGGCTCGATCGGCATGCCCGGCGAGAGGACGCGGTAGGCGACGTCGACGTTCGCCCACAGGAGTTCCCGCGTGAACGCCCCCAGATAGAGCCCGGCGTAGGGGAGCGCACGAACCCCGCGGCCGAGATCGAGTCGCCGACCGTAGAGCCGCCGGAACACGTACGCGATCGGCAATCCGACGATCAGTCCCGAGAGGAAGCCCCGAAGCAGCGAGATCGGCGTCAGCGGCTGGCCGACGACGAACACCCACAGGACGGCGAAGACGACGCCGACGACCGGCCAGGTGCGAACCCGCATTAGTGATCACCCCCGCTCGAGCCGCCGAGTTCGCTCGCGTTCTGCGGGTCGACGGCGTCGACGTAGGTATCCGTATCGAGGGCGGCCTCCGCGGCCGTTTCCGCGAACTCGTAGACGGGATCGAAGCCGACTCCGACTACGACGATCGTGGCCGCAAGGACCACGAGGACGCCCACTTCGACGGGATCGATCGTCGCCGCGTCGACGGCGTCGGTTCGAGCGCCCCAGAAGCTCCGGTTCCACATGCGAGTCGCGTACGCGATCGTCAACAGTGAGCCGACGAGCAGGAGGACGAGAACGGGGCCGGCCCCCGCCCGCGCCGCGGCGTCGAAGACGAGGAACTTACCGAAAAAGCCCGACAGCGGCGGGATGCCGACGAGCGCGAGCGAGGCGATAAAGACCGCGATGGCAAGCGGTGGCGACCGGCCGGCCAGCCCGCCCAGATCGGCGAAGCGGCTCGTCCCCGTCGCCGAGCGCACGGTCCCGACCGCGAGGAAGAGCAGTCCCTTCGCCAGCGTGTGATTCAAGGCAAACACCAACGCGGCGATGATCGCGAACTCGCGAAGCGTCGGGTCGACCGTCGACGCCGCGATCGCGACCGGAACGGCGATGAAGCCGACCTGGCCGATGCTCGAGTAGGCGAACACGCCCTCCATGGTGTCGCGGCCGACGGCCCCGATGCCGCCCACGAGGATACTGCCGGCGCCCATGACGAGCAGCGCCGCGCCGACGAACGGCAGCGGCGAGTCGCCGGCGATCGCGGCGTCGACGACCGGCAGCGGGAGATCGACGGCGACCTCGGCACCGGCAAAGACCGTAAAGGAAAGCCGGATGATCGCGTAGATGCCGACCTTCTTGGTCGCGCCGGCGAGCAGGGCGGTGATCTGGGGCGGTGCGGCCCGGTAGGCCGTTGGGATCCAGAACTGGAAGGGGACCAGCCCGGCCTTGATCGCGAACACCGACAGGAGCATGCCGAGCAGGCCGACGACGGGCACGGGCTCGAGGCCGTAGGCGGCCGGCTCGGCGAGCCGTTGGGCGAGATCGGCCATGTTGAGCGTGCCGGTCGTCGCGTAGATCCCGCCGACGCCGAGCAGGAAGACGGCGCTTGCAAGCAGATTGAGCGCGACGTACCAGAACGCGGCGCGGGTGTGTTGGGGACCGCCGCTGTAAGCAACGAAGACGTAGCTGGCCATCAGCATGACCTCGAACCAGACGAAGAGGTTGAAGAGGTCGCCGGTGAGGAACGCTCCCGTCACGCCCAGCGCGAGGAAATGAAAGAGCGGGAAGTAGTAACTCCGACCTTCCCCGCCGGGGAGGTGTCTGGTCGAGTAGACCAGCGATCCGATGCCGAGGATCGCGACCATCGTCAGCATGAACGCCGAGAGGCCATCCGCGACCAGCGTGATCCCGAATGGGGCCGGCCAGTCGCCGACCTGGTAGGTCGCGATCCCCGGCGCGCCCGGCGCGAGGACGATATACCAGTCGATTGCCGCCACTGCGAGCCCGTAGCCCGCACCGGCTGCGAGGCTCACGGCCGCTCGAGCCCGGGGGTGGCGGCCGAGAAACAGCGTCGCGGCGGCCGCGACCAGTACGATCAACATCGGCGCGATCACGAGCTGTGACTCGGTTCCGACCGGCGTCGCGGTCATCGTCGTCATCGTCATTTCCGATCACCCAGTTCCGTTACGTCCAACGTGTCGTGTTCCTCGTAGACCCGATACGACAGCACGAGCGCGAAGGCCGTCATGCCGAAGCCGATGACGATCGCGGTCAACACCAGCGCCTGGACCAGCGGATCGGCGGTCTCCGGGACGTGGTCCCCATGACCGGCGAGTACTGGCACCGAGTCGGCGGTCGCCGGCGCGATCCCGCCCATCGCCAGCAGGTAGACGTTCGCGGCTTGACTGATGATCGCCAGCCCCCAGACGACCCGGATCAGGTCCCGCCGCAGGAGCAGGAAGGTCCCGAGGGCAAACAGCGCACCGACCGCGGCCGCCAGGGCGATCGCCGTCATTCGGCTCCCACCACCGAGAGGATCGTGAGCAGGCCGCCGACGACCACGCAGTAGACCCCGAAGTCGAAGGCCATCGCGCTCGCGACCTCGAGGTGGTCGTAGATCGGCACCCCCTCGAGCATGACGAACGTCTGGGTCAGGAAGGGCCGATCGAAGACCAGCGGGACGAGTCCGCTGAGGACCGCGATCGCGAACCCGTAGGCGAACAGGCGGCGATACGCCAACACGACGCGGTCCCGGGAGGCTCCCTTGCCGGGATCGACCTCGCGGCCGAGGACGCCCCGCTCTAAGAAGTCGAGTCCGAACGCCATGTAGACGATCCCGAAGGCCGTCACCGTGAGGACGCCGCCGATGAACCCGCCGCCGGGCAGGTTGTGGCCCTCGAAGAACAGCGAGATCGCGACGACGAGGACGATCGGGACGATCGCCCGCGCGGTCGTCCGCATGATGACCGTCGTCACGTGTCCTCACCTCCGCTGGGGCCGCCGTCGGTGCTGGCGTCGGCGGCGGTCGGTCCGTCGCCGCCGCTCGAGTCGGTCGACGGATCGTCGCCGGCGGGACTCGCGTCGCCGCGACCGCGCATGACGATCAGCGTCAGGATCGAGATCGAGGCGAGCGCGATCACGGCGAGTTCGCCGAGTGTATCGAAGCCGCGGAAGTCGACGAGGGTCACGTTGACGATGTTGGTCCCGCCGCCGCCCGGAACCGCCCGCTCGGCGTAGGCGCGGGCGATCTCGGTCGGCCCGTCGGGCCGAGCGTCGGTCGTGACGAGGATCGTCACGAACACGGTCACGCCGACGGCGACCGAGAGGACGGCATCGCGGGCGACCCGTCCGACCTCGATCTCGTAGCGTTCGGGGATCTCCTCGACGACCAGCAGGAAGATCACCAGCACGAGCGTCTCGACGACCAGTTGGGTCAACGCGAGATCGGGCGCGCTCGCGAGGATGTAGAAGATGGCGATCATAAAGCCGAGGATCGAGAGGGTGAGGATCCCGGCGATGTGGCTGTCGGCGCGTGCGACCGCGACCGCACCGACCACCGCCACGAGCAATACGAGGGCGATGGGGATCGTGACCTCGAGTCCGATCGTCGCCGGGACGATGGCACCGGCGGCCACGAACCCGGTGAGTGCGAGCGCACAGGTCGCCGCCAGCGTCCACGTCGCGTACGTCCGGAGATGGCCGTTGTGGACCCACTCGGCGAACAGCCGTCCCTCGTCGGTGAGTCCCTCGACGATGCGGTCGTACCACCAGTTCGCGCGGATCGGCGGGATCGCTGCCAGCCCCGCGCGGATGCCGTCGTGAATCCGTCCGTAGGACGGATACGCGAGGACGCCGGCCCCGATCGTGACCGCGCTCATGCCGACCGGCGTCGAGTACGAGGTCGGAAGGCCGACGTGCATCGCGTGGGGGTCGACCGCCGTCGCCTCGAGTCCCGACTGGACGACGAGGTCGACCGCTCGCTGCGGGTCGACGCTGACGATCGCGGCCAGCAACGCGAGGACGGCCGGCGGGACGAGCAGGCTCACGTTCGGCCGGTGGACGTGGCCGAGCGCCTCGGGGCGCTCGCCGAAAAACAGCGAGAGGAACTTCAGCGAGTAGAGGACGGTGAAGATACTGCCGAAGACGGCGACGGCGGGGTAGAGCCAACCCAGCAGTCCGATTTCGTGGTAATGGCTCGCCTCAACGGCGGCCTCGAAGAGCAGCTCCTTGGAGTAAAAGCCGTTGAAGGGCGGAATACCGGCCATGCTGAGCGCGACGACGCCGGTGATCGCCGCCGTGACGGGAAGATCGTGACGGAGGCCACCCAACTCCCGGATCTCGCGGGTCCCCGCTTCGTGGGCGATGATACCGGCGACGAGAAAGAGCGCGGCCTTGAACAGTGCGTGGTTGAGGAGGTGGAACACACCGGTTTCAGCGCCGTAGACGGAGGTAAAGCCGAAGCCGGCGACCATCAGCCCGAGGTGACTCGCAGTCGAGTAGGCAAGCAGTTCCTTGATGTCGGTCGCGGCAACGGCCATGATCGCACAGACGGTCATCGTCGTCAGCCCGAGCGTCGCGAAGAGGAAGAGCCACTCCTCGCCGACGAGCATGGGCCGGATGCGGCCGATGAAGTAGACGCCGACTTTAACCATCGTCGCCGAGTGGAGAAAGGCGGAGACGGGCGTCGGGGCCGCCATCGCGTTGGGCAGCCAGAAGTGGACCGGTACCTGCGCGGACTTGGTGCCCGCACCGATCGCCAGCAGGCCGAGAACTGGGAGGAACAGGCCCCGCTCCCGCAAGGCATTGCTCATGGTCTCGGGGTTTTCGAGCATCGTGGCGAGGTCGAACGCGGCCCCCGGCCCGAGGACGTCGCCGGCGACGATCGAGAGCAAGAGGAGGCCGACGAGCAGGAACAGGCCGCCACCGACGGTGATGAACATGGCCATCCGGGCGGCGTACTGCGAGGAGTCGTCGGCGGTGTAGTAGCCGATCAGAACGAACGAACAGAGGCTCGTGAGTTCCCAAAAGAGGAAGATCGCGACCAGATCGGCGGCCAGCGCGACGCCGACGATCGAGCCCATAAAGGCAAGCAGGGCGGCGTAGTACCGCGGGAGGCCGGCCTGCCCGTGCA contains the following coding sequences:
- the mbhE gene encoding hydrogen gas-evolving membrane-bound hydrogenase subunit E; this encodes MSPDLAVVVAAVALPFVAAALTPLVFRLLGETTGFVGTVVSLASFGLLATQYGTEGSVSLEWISSLNIALRFYVDGWALLFAMLATGIGALVFTYSPAYMHGQAGLPRYYAALLAFMGSIVGVALAADLVAIFLFWELTSLCSFVLIGYYTADDSSQYAARMAMFITVGGGLFLLVGLLLLSIVAGDVLGPGAAFDLATMLENPETMSNALRERGLFLPVLGLLAIGAGTKSAQVPVHFWLPNAMAAPTPVSAFLHSATMVKVGVYFIGRIRPMLVGEEWLFLFATLGLTTMTVCAIMAVAATDIKELLAYSTASHLGLMVAGFGFTSVYGAETGVFHLLNHALFKAALFLVAGIIAHEAGTREIRELGGLRHDLPVTAAITGVVALSMAGIPPFNGFYSKELLFEAAVEASHYHEIGLLGWLYPAVAVFGSIFTVLYSLKFLSLFFGERPEALGHVHRPNVSLLVPPAVLALLAAIVSVDPQRAVDLVVQSGLEATAVDPHAMHVGLPTSYSTPVGMSAVTIGAGVLAYPSYGRIHDGIRAGLAAIPPIRANWWYDRIVEGLTDEGRLFAEWVHNGHLRTYATWTLAATCALALTGFVAAGAIVPATIGLEVTIPIALVLLVAVVGAVAVARADSHIAGILTLSILGFMIAIFYILASAPDLALTQLVVETLVLVIFLLVVEEIPERYEIEVGRVARDAVLSVAVGVTVFVTILVTTDARPDGPTEIARAYAERAVPGGGGTNIVNVTLVDFRGFDTLGELAVIALASISILTLIVMRGRGDASPAGDDPSTDSSGGDGPTAADASTDGGPSGGEDT